One Bacteriovorax sp. PP10 DNA window includes the following coding sequences:
- a CDS encoding glutathione S-transferase family protein, whose translation MTKPIDLYAMGWQDRSDRVRWLLEEMGVPYTNHWLKKSAGEMNTPEYRKLNPMGRVPTIVDGDIILSESAAVCMYLADRYSYGTLAPKMEDVSLRAEYTKWMVFSVGTLECVIARMFTHVNTPEETAVTHKFVKEQSELFKLVLNPILEKQDYILQSGFSAADIMLAAVIPGAQDYLVTNNPPIQKYMDRMMARTAAIKAKVF comes from the coding sequence ATGACAAAACCAATCGACTTATATGCAATGGGCTGGCAAGACAGAAGTGATCGAGTGAGATGGCTTTTAGAAGAAATGGGGGTCCCCTACACTAATCACTGGCTAAAGAAATCGGCCGGCGAAATGAACACTCCTGAGTATAGAAAATTAAATCCTATGGGACGCGTTCCGACTATTGTTGATGGCGACATCATCTTGAGTGAGTCTGCTGCCGTTTGTATGTACCTGGCCGACCGCTATAGCTATGGAACTCTTGCTCCTAAAATGGAAGACGTAAGTCTTCGCGCTGAATACACAAAGTGGATGGTTTTTTCAGTGGGAACACTTGAATGTGTGATCGCCAGAATGTTTACTCATGTAAACACGCCTGAAGAAACAGCTGTCACTCATAAGTTTGTGAAAGAGCAATCTGAACTCTTTAAACTGGTTTTAAATCCTATTCTTGAAAAGCAAGACTATATTCTTCAAAGTGGATTTTCTGCAGCTGATATCATGCTTGCGGCCGTTATCCCTGGTGCTCAGGATTATCTGGTCACTAACAATCCACCGATTCAAAAATACATGGACCGAATGATGGCCAGAACTGCAGCTATTAAGGCAAAGGTATTTTAA
- a CDS encoding flagellin N-terminal helical domain-containing protein has protein sequence MGLRINTNVTSLAAQRTLSANNTEQASTLGKLSSGTRIVKSADDAAGLAISEKLKAQIRGVNQAERNANDGISMIQTAEGGLNETSNILVRLRELAVQSSSDTVGDTERKYTDLEYQNLKQEMERISQVTEFNGKKLLNGSGDKFDFQVGINNDDFQDRIKYDAAKQNSSLDALGVAELSVSSKEGSQASLAKVDMAIQNISGQRAELGAVQNRLTSTINNLQTSSENLSAANSRIRDTDFAAESAKNTKMNILTQAGTSVLSQANSQGQAALKLIG, from the coding sequence ATGGGTTTACGTATTAACACGAACGTTACTTCTCTAGCAGCACAAAGAACTCTTAGTGCAAACAACACAGAACAAGCTTCGACATTAGGAAAGTTATCTTCAGGGACAAGAATTGTTAAGTCTGCTGACGATGCTGCCGGTCTAGCGATCTCGGAAAAATTAAAAGCACAAATCAGAGGTGTAAATCAGGCGGAAAGAAACGCTAATGATGGTATCTCGATGATCCAAACTGCAGAAGGTGGTTTGAATGAAACTTCAAACATTCTAGTTCGTTTACGTGAACTAGCTGTTCAATCTTCTTCTGATACAGTAGGTGATACAGAAAGAAAATATACTGACCTTGAATATCAAAACTTAAAGCAAGAGATGGAAAGAATTTCTCAAGTTACTGAGTTTAACGGTAAGAAACTTCTTAACGGTTCAGGTGACAAGTTTGACTTCCAAGTTGGTATTAACAACGACGATTTCCAAGATAGAATTAAGTACGACGCTGCAAAACAAAACTCAAGCCTAGACGCTCTTGGAGTAGCTGAATTATCTGTGAGCTCAAAAGAAGGATCTCAAGCTTCTTTAGCTAAAGTAGATATGGCCATCCAAAACATCTCAGGACAAAGAGCAGAACTTGGTGCGGTTCAAAACCGTCTAACTTCTACGATTAACAACCTTCAGACATCGTCTGAGAACTTGTCAGCTGCTAACTCTCGTATCAGAGATACAGATTTCGCTGCTGAATCAGCTAAGAACACTAAGATGAACATCTTAACTCAAGCTGGTACTTCAGTTCTTTCTCAAGCGAACTCTCAAGGACAAGCTGCACTGAAACTTATCGGATAA
- a CDS encoding MBL fold metallo-hydrolase, with protein sequence MACSSSTEYKISDHYNGKKFFNTGDNEAPKSFLSVIKWKLTSSAADWPKKIDPPYAQATPVASSEKLIVTFVNHASFLIQVDGLNILTDPIWSKRAGPFSFAGPSRVHPPGIEFDKLPKIDIVLISHNHYDHMDSETIKMLEDKFSPRFIVPLANIEKMKSFGAKNIVELDWWDSLQINPDFKITLAPAKHWSSRTLADKSEALWGSFYIDSKKEKIYFAGDTGHGPHFAEIHKRLGTPTLSFLPIGAYEPRWFMKGMHMNPEEAVLAHLDLESKLSVGMHFGTFQLTDEAIDAPEKDLSMALDKLKVNNFKTIKPGSSLEL encoded by the coding sequence ATGGCATGCAGCTCAAGCACTGAGTATAAAATCTCTGATCACTATAATGGAAAAAAATTTTTTAACACTGGTGACAACGAAGCTCCTAAAAGTTTTTTAAGTGTTATAAAGTGGAAACTCACAAGTTCCGCTGCCGACTGGCCTAAAAAAATTGATCCACCTTATGCTCAGGCAACACCAGTTGCCAGCAGTGAAAAGTTGATTGTCACTTTCGTGAATCATGCGAGTTTTTTAATTCAAGTCGATGGCCTCAATATTTTAACTGATCCTATCTGGAGTAAAAGAGCTGGCCCATTTAGTTTTGCAGGTCCTTCAAGGGTTCATCCTCCGGGAATTGAATTCGATAAACTTCCTAAAATTGATATCGTACTTATCTCGCACAATCACTACGATCATATGGACAGTGAAACGATTAAAATGCTGGAAGATAAATTCTCTCCAAGATTCATCGTTCCGCTGGCGAACATCGAAAAGATGAAATCTTTCGGTGCTAAAAATATTGTAGAATTAGACTGGTGGGACAGTTTACAGATTAATCCTGATTTCAAAATAACACTTGCTCCAGCAAAGCACTGGTCGAGCAGGACGCTTGCCGATAAAAGTGAAGCCTTATGGGGCAGCTTTTATATCGATTCTAAAAAAGAAAAAATTTATTTCGCCGGTGATACTGGCCATGGGCCGCACTTTGCAGAAATTCATAAGCGTTTAGGTACTCCGACTCTTTCTTTTTTGCCGATTGGAGCTTACGAACCACGCTGGTTTATGAAAGGAATGCACATGAATCCGGAAGAAGCAGTGCTTGCTCACCTGGATTTAGAATCAAAATTAAGTGTGGGAATGCATTTCGGGACATTTCAGCTTACAGATGAAGCGATCGATGCCCCGGAAAAAGACTTATCAATGGCACTTGATAAATTAAAAGTGAATAATTTTAAAACAATTAAGCCTGGGTCATCACTGGAACTCTAA